Proteins from a genomic interval of Papaver somniferum cultivar HN1 chromosome 4, ASM357369v1, whole genome shotgun sequence:
- the LOC113273065 gene encoding uncharacterized protein LOC113273065: MRVSNRSEKFINVVLKHGEHSAVFRVNTKTTVEELKHFACKHWRSLSSGGICFSYMDNAQVVFMQGDIQLQSLIGFMILIDNEDVYLNVDMIRNHTSRSKYGCSSSSGYKSGCSSSSGSCSKSACVTESPKMVRVIDHDAHKGKLLIIDEWVYVFDKIGREFMGGVKAVRIALDKYKMAIGHKIVILKNDTTRFTAKCEEDGCGWRIHFGYVNGDTFRFVLKDCNAHRLKPRQIMSLFKKTYGSNIKYHHARRGKEVVFEEQYGDDEKSYSDLTWYVKEIEETNPDSYVKFEVEDGTNRFQRIFICFGACKHSYRYLWPMIYLDATFLTGRYRGTLMVATCINGNNVFYPFVFAIVSTENKDNWFWFLENLQQVVDGRQIVFLSDRGEGLLQGDANLKPVIDLFYKAAYSYTPANFEEALWGMHAIGCGHVANYIRTIPKEKWENAFFPVCRYGAHSSTLDASFNNWVLPFKKFPAFALLDAIRLKVMEKMSERRIKGLENFNTRLTPEYEALLKENIDIGRTWTVVQSMERLYEVRWRVNGFHCAHACAAIQATREDIYSFVEPYFTTEWYNRTYQEIILPIRNYDKLQAYDPRDRVIVPIPVPPPGRRRTQRIKNAYEKQKRPMMYKKCFTLGHHNRATCPMI; this comes from the exons ATGC GGGTATCAAACAGGTCTGAGAAGTTTATTAATGTTGTTTTGAAACATGGTGAGCATTCTGCTGTTTTTCGTGTTAATACTAAAACAACCGTAGAAGAATTGAAGCATTTTGCATGCAAGCACTGGAGGTCTTTGTCTTCTGGGGGTATATGTTTCAGCTATATGGATAATGCTCAAGTAGTTTTTATGCAAGGTGATATACAACTGCAAAGCTTAATTGGTTTCAtgattcttattgataatgaagatgtCTATTTGAATGTGGATATGATTCGGAATCATACTTCTCGTTCTAAGTATGGTTGTAGCAGTAGTTCTGGTTATAAGTCTGGTTGTAGCAGTAGTTCTGGTTCTTGTTCTAAGTCTGCTTGTGTAACTGAAAGTCCTAAGATGGTAAGGGTGATAGATCATGATGCACACAAGGGGAAGCTTCTTATTATTGATGAATGGGTTTATGTATTTGACAAGATTGGTAGAGAATTTATGGGTGGTGTTAAAGCTGTTAGGATTGCTCTCGATAAGTACAAGATGGCTATTGGTCACAAGATTGTTATTCTTAAAAATGACACGACTCGTTTTACTGCAAAATGCGAAGAAGACGGTtgtggttggaggattcactttgggTATGTGAATGGTGATACTTTTCGGTTCGTGCTGAAAGATTGTAATGCTCACAG ATTAAAACCCAGGCAGATCATGTCACtttttaagaaaacttatgggtccaatattaagtatcaccatgcccgtaGAGGGAAAGAAGTTGTATTTGAAGAACAATATGGCGATGACGAGAAGTCTTATAGCGATTTAACTTGGTATGtcaaagaaattgaagaaactaatccCGATAGCTATGTGAAGTTTGAAGTTGAGGATGGAACCAATAGATTTCAGAGGATATTCATTTGTTTCGGTGCTTGCAAGCATAGTTATAGGTATCTCTggcccatgatttacttggacgctactttccttactggtagataCAGGGGTACTTTGATGGTTGCGACATGTATCAATGGAAACAATGTTTTTTACCCATTTGTTTTTGCTATTGTTTCTACTGAAAACAAAgataattggttttggtttctggagAATCTTCAACAAGTTGTCGATGGTCGTCagattgttttccttagtgatcgtGGAGAAGGACTTTTGCAGg GTGATGCGAATTTGAAGCCCgttattgatttgttttacaaagctgCCTACTCTTACACACCAGCGAACTTTGAAGAAGCTTTGTGGGGCATGCATGCAATTGGATGTGGACATGTTGCTAACTATATCAGGACTATTCCAAAGGAGAAATGGGAAAATGCATTTTTCCCTGTATGCAGATATGGTGCTCACTCTTCAACTCTTGACGCGTCCTTCAACAACTGGGTTCTTCCTTTCAAAAAATTTCCTGCTTTTGCTCTTCTCGATGCGATACg tttgaaggttatggAGAAGATGTCTGAGAGAAGGATAAAAGGTCTAGAAAATTTCAACACTAGGCTCACTCCTGAATATGAGGCTTTACTAAAAGAAAACATCGacattggtcgtacttggactGTTGTTCAGTCCATGGAAAGATTGTATGAAGTCAG GTGGCGAGTTAATGGTTTTCATTGTGCACATGCTTGTGCTGCCATTCAAGCTACGAGAGAAGACATCTattcatttgttgagccatacttcACCACCGAATGGTACAACAGGACATACCAGGAGATCATCTTGCCAATCCGCAATTATGACAAGCTGCAGGCTTATGATCCTAGAGATAGGGTTATTGTTCCTATTCCTGTTCCTCCACCCGGTAGACGAAGAACACAACGTATCAAGAATGCTTATGAGAAGCAAAAGAGGCCTATGATGTACAAAAAGTGCTTCACCCTTGGTCACCATAACAGAGCTACCTGCCCCATGATTTGA